In Brachypodium distachyon strain Bd21 chromosome 2, Brachypodium_distachyon_v3.0, whole genome shotgun sequence, one genomic interval encodes:
- the LOC112268534 gene encoding uncharacterized protein LOC112268534, producing the protein MDACEIAEALDASQDFPEMSLWPIAKVAEFDASAGNSYSSKQSLELPYVIQQLAFTEVERRTVCSLCIVLLPYGKLMVLKGMKHANLHILDEDLTYSLSTERTITKLFIVEYEQTTNRELTEVPLQELVSSMSGPLFVNDPFPKTSPVVEHYHILPYKKSLLQFLHRERPSDYAVHEIAESMDQQEAKNNHDYSCCNVEGPDGENPVRENDPLVVDLDTSKQTTKYRNIKEAAAASGGKLILQAGVQVDKEKTQSSDITPDVFPTKAPSVGHVTENIILEGQNMGASENSGGIMENNNDQMYHSLQLIQKMRDDFLHKKHILAERSAQCDMDIQTILSEGKMTSIVKSIMDKYKNNSSNKAEATTSSLSGGGGQTLTTKRLKLREAPLLGKKCQELDDICRDSNWMLPRYTVLPSKDGMFDACVNLRGFDFDMRINGDRCMTPYEARCSAAAHMIVELQKKAEKE; encoded by the exons ATGGATGCTTGTGAGATTGCTGAAGCACTCGATGCAAGTCAAGATTTTCCAGAAATGTCATTGTGGCCGATAGCAAAAGTTGCT GAATTTGATGCATCAGCTGGTAACTCATATAGTAGCAAGCAGTCTTTGGAACTTCCATATGTGATTCAGCAACTAGCATTTACTGAGGTGGAGCGTAGAACAG TTTGCTCCTTGTGCATTGTTCTTCTCCCTTATGGTAAACTTATGGTCTTAAAAGGTATGAAGCACGCAAACTTGCATATTCTCGACGAAGATTTGACATACTCATTGAGTACAGAAAGGACAATTACCAAGTTATTCATTGTGGAGTATGAGCAAACAACGAACAGAGAGCTTACGGAAGTTCCTTTACAAGAGTTGGTATCCAG TATGAGTGGACCATTATTTGTAAATGATCCATTCCCTAAAACATCACCTGTTGTTGAGCACTATCATATTCTCCCATACAAGAAGAGTTTGCTTCAATTCCTGCACAG GGAAAGGCCTTCTGATTATGCAGTACATGAAATAGCTGAAAGCATGGATCAGCAAGAAGCAAAGAACAA CCATGACTACAGCTGCTGTAACGTGGAAGGTCCGGATGGTGAGAACCCCGTGCGAGAAAATGATCCACTTGTTGTTGATCTGGATACTTCAAAACAAACAACTAAGTACAGAAACATAAAAGAAGCAGCTGCAGCTAGTGGAGGAAAACTCATCTTACAAGCTG GTGTTCAAGTGGACAAGGAAAAAACACAGAGCAGTGATATCACCCCGGATGTCTTCCCTACAAAG GCACCAAGTGTTGGTCATGTAACGGAGAACATTATTTTGGAAGGTCAAAACATGGGAGCTTCAGAAAATTCTG GAGGCATCATGGAGAACAACAATGATCAGATGTATCATTCACTACAATTAATTCAGAAAATGCGGGATGATTTT CTTCACAAGAAACACATACTTGCAGAACGTAGTGCTCAATGTGATATGGACATTCAGACAATCTTGAGTG AAGGGAAGATGACATCAATTGTGAAATCAATAATGGACAAATATAAGAACAATAGCTCAAATAAGGCAGAAGCAACCACTTCATCTTTGTCTGGAGGTGGCGGTCAAACCTTGACCACAAAGAGGTTGAAATTGAGAGAGGCACCCCTCCTAGGCAAAAAATGTCAG GAGCTAGATGACATTTGTCGTGACAGCAACTGGATGCTTCCTAGATATACAGTTCTACCTTCAAAAGATG GAATGTTCGACGCATGCGTAAATCTGAGGGGCTTTGATTTTGACATGAGAATCAATGGCGATCGTTGTATGACCCCGTACGAAGCTAGGtgctctgctgctgcccaTATGATAGTAGAGCTTCAAAAGAAGGCAGAGAAAGAATAG
- the LOC112270744 gene encoding uncharacterized protein LOC112270744: protein MPETRAPTEGYCMLYADYFADDPLHDDVIFRRHFRMSRKLFLKITEYLGEYDDYIRLKRDVVDTLGFTSIQKCTVSLRLLAYGIPADTQDDYLRMEESTAIDCMYRFCRAIVAMFGDQYLRTPTAEDTARIMAQNAKRGFPGSHNDINVLQCSNVFAKLVEGTAPPVNYEINSHVYNKGYYLADMASIQDGRPL, encoded by the exons atgccagagacccgtgctccgacagaagGCTACTGCATGTTGTACGCCGACTACTTCGCCGATGATCCATTGCATGACGATGTGATCTTTCGACGCCATTTCAGAATGTCTCGGAAGCTCTTTTTGAAGATCACCGAGTACCTCGGGGAGTATGACGATTACATCAGATTGAAGAGGGATGTCGTCGACACACTTGGTTTCACATCAATTCAGAAATGCACAGTATCCCTCCGGTTGCTTGCTTATGGAATTCCTGCCGATACACAGGACGACTACCTCCGCATGGAGGAGTCCACAGCCATCGATTGCATGTACAGGTTCTGTAGGGCAATTGTGGCGATGTTTGGAGATCAGTACTTGAGGACACCCACTGCAGAAGACACAGCTCGGATCATGGCACAGAATGCAAAAAGAGGATTCCCAG GATCGCacaatgacatcaatgtgtTGCAATGCTCGAATGTATTTGCCAAGCTCGTTGAAGGCACTGCTCCTCCGGTGAACTATGAGATCAATAGCCATGTGTACAACAAGGGATACTACCTGGCAGATATGGCATCTATCCAAGATGGTCGACCTTTGTGA